From Daucus carota subsp. sativus chromosome 6, DH1 v3.0, whole genome shotgun sequence, the proteins below share one genomic window:
- the LOC108226231 gene encoding uncharacterized protein LOC108226231, whose protein sequence is MANHDDDLYEGEYYVEDEPVEPYSPVHIEDPRTLPNNPPPVVVSNTELLSTLHRMEQNQARYNTRLNALESVLEELAPRRPHQSRSHDRRGRRRFRRPTPRMLEYGDATPGANHPQGTTVNHGAHDTQGAPLTVSIPPTQPGRSGQGRGNQNTNARPLAERLGITPDSLALIVHLAGEEQRERQGTQGVPSEQRRDTGVGRTYRGVRGRGRDHTSIGGRGRGPPIIEYLPSQSESSQHTPNQLGRRRSRPLNGNTGATHQTNPQQTTPNGQTGVTNQTTPHDHTGTNPQANAQQTIPIITDTQQTTPIMTNQQATATQQQTPTGTQTTLATTIAQTPGGNTNTVATPITTLANNTGTTVTPITTQTATQTIPGLGAINGEDLKKLLALLQAGHSTAVPNIPSPFTAAVRDAQLPTGFRHVNADLRYHGNSDPREFLIRFNIEMDLYQIPDLVRCRFLAASLRESAQQWFQKLGEGVISSWVDMQRMFMMQFQAATKYSPPVTTLANVKQRDNESLTAYFKRFNQESMGVTGASDETLKNFLIAGLKVGTDFWKHLQGKDPSNLSELYAAAESFKKVEQSLAENQKEIAKSRGKRKEHTPSPEPKGRGRSPARVHMASDRRNWSPPRQPGTYTPLVASAEHIYAVSKDKAPFRKPQPIPYNVAKDKKKYCDFHESAGHNTADCRHLKEEIEELLRAGYLTEWVKKYRMDHPPERRTRGRSPENKDDEKQSDTQFVREGSIRSIFGGPYIGGGSRKAMERYAKEARDYPLTNVNHLSARAPRVFKGETMDITFTEDDARWVHHPHNDALVVAMRIATMNVHRVFVDNGSSVNILYYDTYKKMGLPDKDMTVENLYIYGFGGEAIKAKGTIRLPVTLGEAPRAATQISEFVIIDHPSAHNALMGRPLLKDMRIVTSIYHLTLKFPTPGGVGCVKGSQYESRDCYGRSLKNFQEKRGVRPHEELHSVHAIYFIQYPESDTEGAPSPLPSEERIHFEDKLPLIHESKVGECGEQVAEVEVTPPAKIRKIDKAEVVMELDDPVPIKGTPKDAPPEHKTNPQQFDFDLDPRLPMPVQNTGPAEDTVEIQVTPGSNDKVLKIGSKLSSEVRTKLTEFLKANLDVFAWSHEDMIGIDPAVMCHHLNIDPTKKGIRQKRRPISGERAEALQEEVDRLMKAGLVKESFYPTWLANPVLVKKPNGKWRTCIDFTDLNKACPKDSFPLPRIDQLVDSTAGHALLSFMDAYSGYNQIPMYEPDQEHTSFITDRGLYCYIGMPFGLINAGATYQRLVNMMFKDQIGKTMEVYVDDMLVKSKKANDHVSHLSDMFEILRKYRMKLNPQKCVFGVESGKFLGFMVNHRGIEANPAKIKALLEMKSPTNIKQVQSLTGRIAALNRFVSKSSEKCKEFFKAVKGASKDFEWTVECESAFVKIKKHLGEPPLLAKPDEGETLVLYLAVSDYSISAVLVKEDADGQSPVYYVSKRLLDAETRYTSMEKLVYALVHASRKLRPYFQAHKVEVRTAYPLRQIMHKPEVTGRMMKWAIELGQFDIDYRPRTAIKGQALADFILEFPEDGENSGLLIKYDPDLPPQPDAPKEDIPELWWTVHTDGAVNNDGAGAGIVLVSPEGHRLLNAIHFTFQLSNNDAEYEALVGGLKLALEMKVRRLVVKLDSMLVVEHIKGGYQAKGPKTAMYLQCVQRLLDQFEEVQVNKVPREFNGDADALAKLGSQKEASLLGVIRLEVQEVPSIPELNVMKVGDGVRHQTWMTPIWDFIKEGKLPEDKAEARRLRYKAARYVEYDGKLYKRGFNQPLLKCIDGDECTYVLREVHEGICGNHSGGNSLAMKILRQGYYWPTLRSDAFNFARACDKCQRFANFTHNPATSLTSMTSPWPFAMWGIDLIGELPKAKGGVKYAVVAVDYFTKWAEAAPLATITAKKIKDFVFNSIVCRFGIPYKLISDNGKQFDSKELRGLCDDLGIKKDFAAVYHPQSNGQTEAVNKIIKHTLKTKLEDSKGSWPEELPMVLWSYNTTPRTTTGESPFVLTYGCEAMVPIEVGAGSFRRDYFEKQDNDVNQRLYLDMIEEIRATSQIRLAAYQQRTARYYNSKVKAHPFQVGDLVLRKVVLNNKNPLHGVFGANWEGPYRVKVILWKGTYRLEDLDGKPVPRPWNAEHLKKYYQ, encoded by the coding sequence ATGGCAAACCACGACGATGATTTGTATGAAGGAGAGTACTACGTTGAAGACGAACCAGTAGAACCGTACTCACCGGTGCACATTGAAGACCCCCGCACCTTGCCTAACAACCCTCCTCCGGTTGTGGTCAGTAATACGGAGCTTCTTAGCACCCTTCACCGAATGGAACAAAATCAAGCAAGGTACAACACAAGGTTGAATGCCCTGGAGTCCGTCCTGGAAGAACTCGCACCCCGACGTCCTCACCAGTCTAGGAGCCATGATAGAAGAGGACGCAGACGTTTCAGACGCCCTACACCTCGAATGTTGGAGTATGGAGATGCAACTCCCGGCGCTAATCATCCCCAAGGAACAACCGTCAACCACGGGGCTCATGATACCCAGGGCGCGCCCTTGACCGTCTCCATACCACCAACTCAGCCAGGAAGGTCGGGGCAAGGAAGAGGAAATCAGAACACCAACGCCCGACCCTTGGCAGAAAGACTTGGGATCACACCAGACAGCTTAGCCCTGATTGTGCATTTGGCGGGAGAGGAACAGCGAGAACGCCAGGGGACCCAAGGCGTGCCCTCAGAGCAAAGGCGCGACACCGGCGTCGGCAGAACCTACCGGGGAGTAAGAGGTAGAGGCAGAGACCACACATCAATCGGAGGGAGAGGTCGCGGACCACCCATAATTGAATACCTCCCTTCGCAGAGCGAGTCTAGCCAGCACACGCCAAACCAGTTAGGTCGAAGGAGGTCGCGCCCCCTCAATGGCAACACGGGCGCAACCCATCAAACCAATCCTCAACAAACTACACCTAATGGTCAGACAGGCGTGACCAATCAAACCACTCCTCACGATCATACGGGCACCAACCCTCAAGCCAATGCTCAGCAAACTATTCCCATCATCACTGATACTCAGCAAACCACTCCCATCATGACCAACCAACAGGCCACTGCAACCCAACAACAAACACCCACTGGTACGCAGACGACCCTTGCTACGACCATCGCTCAAACCCCAGGCGGCAACACTAATACTGTGGCCACACCTATCACTACCCTAGCTAATAATACCGGCACAACGGTTACACCCATTACTACCCAAACGGCTACACAAACCATCCCTGGACTTGGAGCCATCAACGGAGAAGACCTTAAGAAACTACTTGCCCTCCTACAAGCTGGACATTCCACCGCCGTACCAAACATCCCTTCACCATTCACCGCTGCAGTTCGTGACGCCCAACTCCCAACAGGGTTCAGACATGTGAATGCAGACCTTCGATACCATGGCAATTCGGACCCCCGGGAATTCTTAATCAGGTTCAACATCGAAATGGACTTGTATCAAATCCCAGACCTCGTCAGGTGTAGGTTCCTCGCGGCAAGTCTGAGGGAAAGCGCTCAGCAATGGTTTCAGAAATTAGGGGAAGGAGTGATCTCTTCTTGGGTAGACATGCAGCGAATGTTCATGATGCAGTTCCAAGCCGCGACCAAGTACTCCCCACCGGTCACCACCTTAGCCAACGTCAAGCAACGCGATAACGAATCTCTAACCGCATACTTCAAAAGGTTCAACCAGGAGTCTATGGGTGTTACGGGAGCGTCAGATGAGACCTTGAAAAATTTCCTTATCGCCGGTTTAAAGGTCGGTACTGATTTCTGGAAGCACCTACAGGGGAAAGACCCGTCTAACCTGTCTGAGCTATACGCAGCAGCCGAGTCCTTCAAGAAGGTAGAGCAGTCACTCGCCGAAAATCAGAAAGAAATCGCTAAATCGCGAGGTAAGAGAAAGGAACACACACCTAGCCCGGAACCAAAAGGGCGTGGACGTTCCCCAGCAAGGGTACACATGGCTAGTGATAGAAGGAATTGGAGTCCCCCAAGACAACCAGGCACGTACACCCCTCTCGTGGCGTCAGCCGAGCACATCTATGCGGTAAGCAAAGATAAGGCCCCTTTTCGGAAGCCGCAGCCTATTCCCTATAATGTTGCAAAAGACAAGAAGAAGTACTGTGACTTCCACGAATCAGCCGGACACAACACCGCGGACTGTAGACACCTTAAAGAGGAGATCGAGGAGTTACTCAGGGCAGGTTACTTAACGGAATGGGTGAAGAAATATAGAATGGATCACCCACCGGAAAGGCGCACCCGCGGGAGGTCACCCGAAAATAAAGATGATGAGAAGCAGAGCGATACCCAATTTGTGAGGGAAGGTAGCATTAGGAGCATATTCGGAGGCCCGTACATAGGTGGAGGTAGTCGAAAGGCAATGGAGAGGTACGCCAAGGAGGCAAGGGACTACCCCCTTACCAATGTAAACCACTTGTCAGCTAGGGCCCCGAGAGTCTTCAAAGGAGAGACCATGGACATCACGTTCACAGAGGACGATGCTAGATGGGTACACCATCCCCACAACGATGCCCTGGTGGTCGCCATGCGCATCGCCACTATGAACGTTCACCGGGTATTCGTGGATAATGGAAGTTCGGTTAACATCCTCTACTACGACACTTACAAGAAGATGGGACTACCAGATAAGGACATGACAGTAGAGAATCTCTACATCTATGGCTTTGGAGGAGAGGCCATCAAGGCTAAAGGAACCATCCGCCTACCCGTAACATTGGGAGAAGCCCCACGGGCGGCCACACAGATATCTGAATTCGTGATCATCGACCACCCATCAGCTCATAATGCACTAATGGGGCGCCCTCTCTTGAAAGACATGAGGATAGTCACCTCCATCTATCATCTCACCTTGAAGTTTCCCACTCCCGGAGGGGTTGGGTGCGTGAAGGGGTCTCAGTACGAGTCTCGCGATTGCTATGGCCGATCACTCAAAAATTTCCAAGAAAAGAGAGGAGTGAGACCTCACGAAGAACTCCACTCAGTCCACGCCATATACTTCATACAATACCCGGAAAGTGatacggagggcgcgccctcacccTTACCATCCGAAGAACGCATCCACTTCGAAGATAAACTACCCCTCATACATGAGTCAAAGGTGGGAGAATGTGGAGAGCAAGTCGCAGAGGTAGAGGTCACACCCCCCGCCAAAATCCGGAAGATAGACAAGGCAGAGGTAGTGATGGAACTGGATGACCCCGTACCAATTAAAGGAACACCCAAGGATGCACCCCCAGAGCACAAGACAAACCCCCAACAATTTGATTTTGATCTAGACCCTAGGTTACCTATGCCCGTGCAAAACACGGGACCAGCTGAGGACACAGTCGAGATACAGGTTACACCGGGGAGTAACGACAAGGTCCTCAAGATAGGGTCGAAACTAAGTTCTGAGGTAAGGACCAAGCTGACAGAATTCCTAAAGGCCAACCTTGATGTGTTCGCTTGGAGTCATGAAGACATGATCGGGATTGATCCGGCTGTTATGTGTCACCATCTCAACATCGACCCCACCAAAAAAGGTATTAGACAGAAGCGTAGACCCATAAGCGGGGAAAGAGCCGAGGCCCTCCAGGAAGAGGTAGACCGTCTCATGAAAGCAGGACTAGTAAAAGAGTCGTTCTATCCAACGTGGTTAGCAAACCCTGTACTAGTGAAGAAACCCAACGGGAAATGGCGTACCTGCATAGACTTCACAGACCTTAACAAGGCATGTCCTAAAGATAGCTTTCCACTGCCTAGGATTGATCAGCTGGTAGACTCAACGGCCGGTCATGCTCTCCTTAGTTTCATGGATGCATACTCGGGTTATAACCAGATCCCCATGTACGAGCCTGACCAGGAACACACCTCATTCATTACGGACAGAGGTTTATATTGTTATATTGGCATGCCATTTGGACTCATCAACGCGGGCGCGACCTACCAAAGGCTTGTAAACATGATGTTCAAGGACCAAATCGGAAAGACCATGGAGGTGTACGTCGACGACATGTTGGTCAAATCCAAGAAAGCCAATGATCATGTGTCCCATTTGTCTGACATGTTCGAAATCCTAAGGAAGTACAGGATGAAGCTCAACCCTCAAAAGTGTGTCTTCGGAGTAGAATCAGGGAAGTTTCTTGGTTTCATGGTGAATCACAGAGGTATCGAGGCCAATCCCGCGAAAATCAAAGCTTTGTTAGAGATGAAGTCTCCAACCAATATTAAACAGGTCCAAAGCCTAACCGGAAGGATCGCCGCTCTGAACAGGTTTGTATCAAAGTCTTCCGAAAAATGCAAAGAGTTCTTCAAGGCCGTGAAGGGCGCATCCAAGGATTTTGAATGGACGGTAGAATGTGAAAGCGCTTTTGTGAAAATCAAAAAACACTTAGGCGAGCCACCTCTCTTAGCCAAACCAGATGAAGGAGAGACGCTCGTACTCTACCTAGCTGTCTCAGACTACTCCATCAGTGCCGTTTTGGTGAAGGAGGACGCGGATGGTCAGTCCCCAGTCTATTATGTGAGTAAAAGGTTGTTGGACGCAGAGACTCGCTACACAAGTATGGAAAAGTTGGTGTACGCTTTGGTACATGCGTCCCGAAAGCTGCGACCCTACTTCCAAGCGCATAAGGTAGAAGTACGGACCGCGTACCCCCTTCGTCAAATCATGCACAAACCAGAGGTAACAGGCAGGATGATGAAGTGGGCGATTGAATTAGGACAATTCGACATTGACTACAGACCGCGTACCGCCATCAAAGGTCAAGCCCTGGCGGATTTCATTTTAGAGTTTCCGGAAGATGGAGAGAACTCTGGCCTGCTAATCAAATATGACCCAGACCTACCTCCACAACCGGACGCCCCGAAAGAAGATATCCCCGAACTATGGTGGACGGTGCACACCGACGGCGCTGTGAATAATGACGGAGCAGGTGCTGGCATAGTATTGGTAAGCCCCGAGGGACACAGGCTCTTGAACGCAATCCACTTCACCTTCCAACTATCTAATAACGACGCAGAATATGAGGCATTAGTGGGAGGCTTAAAGCTAGCCCTCGAGATGAAAGTCAGAAGACTTGTGGTAAAGCTTGACTCAATGCTGGTGGTAGAGCATATAAAAGGGGGGTACCAAGCCAAGGGGCCCAAGACAGCTATGTACCTCCAATGCGTCCAGAGGTTGCTAGACCAATTTGAGGAAGTACAAGTCAACAAGGTACCTAGAGAGTTCAACGGAGACGCCGACGCCTTGGCAAAATTGGGATCTCAAAAAGAAGCTTCCTTGTTAGGGGTGATTCGGTTGGAAGTCCAAGAGGTGCCTAGCATCCCGGAACTAAATGTTATGAAGGTAGGAGACGGCGTCAGGCATCAAACATGGATGACACCGATATGGGATTTCATTAAGGAAGGAAAGTTACCCGAAGACAAAGCCGAAGCACGGAGACTGAGGTATAAGGCAGCCAGGTATGTCGAGTATGACGGCAAACTATATAAGAGGGGCTTCAACCAGCCATTGTTGAAGTGTATAGACGGTGATGAGTGCACCTATGTACTGAGAGAGGTCCATGAAGGCATATGTGGGAACCACTCGGGAGGTAACTCATTAGCTATGAAGATTTTAAGGCAAggatactactggcctaccTTAAGGAGTGACGCCTTCAATTTCGCCAGAGCGTGTGATAAGTGCCAACGGTTTGCCAACTTCACCCATAACCCAGCGACATCCTTGACCAGCATGACCAGTCCTTGGCCTTTTGCCATGTGGGGGATAGACTTGATTGGGGAACTCCCTAAAGCCAAGGGGGGTGTGAAGTACGCGGTGGTAGCTGTGGATTACTTTACCAAGTGGGCGGAGGCCGCACCCTTAGCCACCATCACAGCCAAAAAGATTAAggattttgtttttaactctaTTGTTTGCAGGTTTGGAATCCCTTACAAGCTGATCTCGGACAATGGAAAGCAATTCGACAGCAAGGAATTGAGAGGCCTCTGTGATGACCTTGGAATCAAGAAGGATTTTGCAGCAGTATACCATCCTCAGAGCAACGGGCAGACGGAGGCGGTGaataaaatcatcaaacacacCTTGAAGACTAAGCTGGAAGATAGCAAGGGAAGCTGGCCGGAGGAACTCCCCATGGTGCTATGGTCTTACAACACGACTCCTAGGACTACGACTGGGGAGTCGCCATTTGTGTTGACCTACGgatgtgaagccatggttccaaTAGAGGTTGGAGCAGGGTCGTTCAGGCGAGACTACTTTGAGAAACAAGACAACGACGTCAACCAAAGACTCTACTTGGATATGATTGAAGAGATCAGAGCTACCTCGCAGATACGATTAGCTGCATATCAGCAACGAACAGCGAGGTATTACAACAGCAAGGTGAAGGCTCACCCATTCCAAGTAGGGGACCTCGTCCTCAGGAAAGTTGTGCTCAACAACAAGAACCCCTTGCATGGGGTCTTCGGTGCCAACTGGGAAGGTCCCTACAGGGTGAAGGTGATACTATGGAAGGGAACCTATAGATTGGAAGACCTTGATGGGAAGCCTGTTCCGCGTCCCTGGAACGCGGAACATCTCAAGAAATACTACCAGTAG